The window CATCCATTTGTAATTAGATTAAAGTCATATGGATTATATACTGTCATCATCGCTGACTTGCCGGGAGAACCAGGAAAGTTTTATTGAGCGGTTATCTGACAAGGCGGCTTCACCCTGATGGTTCTCGCCGCGCTCGCCgtgtttatttaaagtttccAATACTTGCCGCATCTCCAAAAAGGGCCTTGTTAACATGGGTCTTAATTCAGACTGCACCCGTCCACAATGGGTGATTTTCGCCGTGCTCCCTGTCACTCCGCCTCTTGTTTATGCTTCTATTTCCATGGATGGTACTGGAACCGGAATGCGGAACGAAGATGACTTGACCTACAAGCTCGAAGATATCGTTCGTGTAAACGGTAACGTCTAGCAAGCTATTCATGAGGGCTCGCCGCAGCATATCACACAAGCTTTGAAAGAGGTGCTCGAATACCTGGCCAGGCTCGTGCTTTTGAGAAGAGCGGACGTCCAGAAGGCAATTCGTACCCATCTTAAGGGTAAGGAAGGTCGTCTGAGAGGCAACTTGATGGGGAAGCGTGTTGACTTTTCCGCCCGTACTATCATTACAGGAGATGCCAACCTGTCTGTATACGAAGTCGGTGTTTTGGAGCTAGAGTAAGGAAACACGACACTCGAACAGGACAAACATGTGAACTCGGATGCGACTCGAGGCAACGCATCCAGCAGCGGATCGAGGATCAGCAACTGATTGTGGTTCGCAGACGCACAATAACGTCTGGAGAGGTGGTAATCAGGGATGGCAAACGGAGAGATTCCTTGGCGCAGCAGAGCGGAAGCCGAGTTGCATTGGCAAGAGAGGTTGCTCTGGTCGTCACACCCCACAGTtgaggcagcagaggtgTAGCAGGCACTGGCGCAGGCGATAATTTGGCTGCTAAGGTTGACGAGCCGTCTGGGCCTGGACAGCCCGACAGCAGAACCGCGAGGGTCAAAATACCGACAATGTTCCTCATAGCTAGTTAGGCCATTGGCGAAGACCACATACCTACCCTAACCAGGGTAGATTTAGCGAGACTAAACGATGCCGTTGAGTTGGAACgtattaaaagaaaacaggTAGTCCCTGGGCTGCCGTTAATATTATCTTGCACCAACATCTGGCTACCACCGAACTAACGATACGAACAAAGACCGCTCAACGAGTTATCCGTGCCATTATGCGGATAGCATCCAGATCTATCGCATCATAGCGACCAAAGACGTCGACACCCAGTTTGTATTCTACATACTAGCATTTGATACCATACCCAGCTGTGGGAGGAGCCAATCGAAGACGACCTGATTTGCTCTTGCACTGGCGCCCACGTGGCAGTGAGCGCTTGCACCTTCCTCCTGAGTCAAGACAACGTATGCCTTCTCGCACTCCAGCTTTCCAAATAGTGCAGCAGGTTGACCTTTTAGGAAATGGTCGTCCGCGGCATCCATAACCAATATAGGGGTGACAATCTTGTCCACTAGACCATCAAGTGTGTACTTGTTCACTGCCTCCAGCACCTCTACTCCAGAGGTTACTCCGAATACCCATTTTCCGTTCCGCAGGGCCCAGCTCAGGCCAGTATCCATTGGCATGACGAACCCCAGGAGCCTGTTGACCGTCCCATACCAGCCATACTTGAGAAGACACTTGATTATTGCTGGTGTTGACCTACGGAAAGAATCGCCAAAATCGAATATGCCGTCGTTGACAacgatggcagcagcacggTGCTCGAAAGCTGCGGCCCGTGCAACAAGAAAGCCACCCATGCTAATGCCCATGATGACGAGCTTTTTCTCGTCAACATATTCTTGAGACAAGGCGTATTCAACCACCGGAGTAATGACGTTTTCCCAATCCGGTCGGAAACGAAGCTTTTGCTCCCGGAGTGTCTCTCCCTGACCAGGGCCGTCAAATGTGAGGACATTGAACCCGGCTTCCAGCGCCCATGGTGCTATTCCGTAGCCGACTTCCTCTCGAGTCGAGTCAAATCCACCGTTGACAATGACCAGTGGCCTTGGTTTGTTCTGATCCTCTCGTTGTCTGAAGATGGTGCCCGGCAATGTCACAGAGCCTTCATATGGAATGCGAACTCGTTCCGTGATATGATCCACGAGCTTCATCGCCGCATAGAATGCCCGGGTGCTTTGTGTTGCTAGCGAAGCCGACAACGCATCATTGAACGGGTTGTCTCGCCGATAGAACTCAGCTGTGCGGTAGTAGTTGGCAGCGCGTAGAAAGGCATCCCTGGCGCCAGATCGGTTCCCCTTGGACAGACTGATCTCTGCGTTAGCGACCGCACGGTCGCCTGATCCTTTCCATTCTTTTAACCAGGCATCTTCGTCGCCAGGGGCAATCCGCGAGCAGATTGCCATCACCTCTCCAATATCTGCACCTGCAGCATTAGCATAGCCCGCAGCTCGCAGAGCCTCGAAGCTGAAGGACTGATTTTTGGGGAAGAGGGATTGCATATAGAATGACATGATAGATTGATGGATGGAACTAGAGTCTAGAAGTAATTGTGCCTCaaatgtgtgtgtgtgtgtgtgtttggaGAGTAAGTCAGTTGTGGGCTATTTGAATATAATGTGCTGTAGTAGATGATATAAAGCTTGAAAGCAGCTTGGCAACCGACCGAGGTATTCCAATTGCTTTTGAAGTCTTTCTTGACTATCCAAACAATGAATCATGTGAATTCATCCCTCGGCAGCAGGGTAGCTAATGATATTgagttcttttctttgggaATGCCAACAGTGTGGCTCGGTGTATACGGTAATtctccatttttttttggcttcagTTTGCCCCAGCTCTTCAGAGTCCGATTGGCGGGGTAGGGGCATTATACCTCACACATCTACCCAAGAAATGATCAATACAAGCACATTTCAAATAACCCTTCGTCGCCACATAGGTAGCAGTCTTAGCGATTGGCAAAGTAGCCCCGCCCTGCAGTTCTCATTGAGCGAAATAATCATGCATTGCTATTCTAGAATGCCAAGCTGCCCGTTAGAGTCCGCGACACTTTCAATAGACTCTCCTCTCAATCTCTAACTCATCGAGGACCCCTAGACTTAAGAAGTCGGCATCGTCGAGCCAATTATACGCATTTGAAGAGGCATCGGAAAATGACAGGCCTGAGTATGTCAAGGACGGCTCATCAAGTAAGTCATCATTTTGATGCATTGACCCCAGTGGGAAGCCATCGATAGCTTCCAAACCACTTATTTCACCCTTGCTGATACCTgaactactattattatataaataaccaCCGCCGCCTACTTTGTCcgattgttgttgctgctgcggccgccGACGAGTAGCCAGGCCAATGTCGGGCAAGTTGTCATGATTCAGAAGTTCTCCCTTGTCCCAAATGATTGCGTTATGATGAAGAATAGACATGGTGGCGCGATTGGAATCAGACTTGCAATGCAGGTTCAGGTCGGCTAGCTGTAGATTGGCGGGTTCATCTGTCAAAGAGTACGACATGCTCTCGTGATGCTTGTAGAGTAGAGGAATATAACCTCTCTGTCATGGAAGACGTAAGTAAGTGACGGTGCTATCTGTGTCGTCCTTGAGGATGGCACGCCAGGGACTGAACTGCAAGGAACATGACTTACCAAAGCGGCAACAACTTTCCATTGGCTCTGAATGTAGTCAATGACGGCGATATTTGCTTGAATGTTTCGACGTGCCATTTCCCTCACGTTAGTACTTCGACACCACAGAAAAGGAAGCTGAATCGCGCAGGAGCTATAGGCAGCGTATCCAGTGAACCCACTTGATAGGAGTTGGACGCCGTTTAATTCAGTCTTAGAGATGATATGAGATATTTGCCTCGCATGGTAAAGGGCCTTTTGAGCAGACGCCCTTTGCAACGACTCGTAGGCCATAGGATCGGTTTCCGTTTCCATTCCCCTGTCAGCTTCGGTAGCAGCAGAAGGAGTGTCCGTAGCGTCGGTCGGTCTGATAGAGTGAAGGCAGAACAACGGAACTACACAAGCATGAAGCACAGACATTACTTGGTGGTAGATAATGTGCAGCAACGATACTTTGCTGCGCCTGAGAGATGAGTCTTGCAGAACGTCGTCCAACTCCAGAGAGCTGGGGAGACTGGTCCGCCAAGCATTAAAGCGCAGGTCCAACTCTTGAATAGTTAGAAGCTTAGCAGTAAATTTGGAATGACTCTTGACTAGTTGGCACACCGTCCTCCTAGAACTACATGTCAGCACCATGGTCCTGTTGACTAATGTAAACTTCTCGATCACATCCATGAGTGGCCTTACCACATGCTGATAACGCGTATCATATGTGCATACAAGCTGTCCTCGACAATCTGATTGCCAAAATGGCGGTCCAGATTAGTGTTGCCTAGTGGCTGGAACATTTGCTCATTGCATGGTGTTTTGACTCCGGCTGGGTCTTTCAGCTCCGCTTCGAATTGTTGATAGCAATCGTCGCCCTTCGCAAACTGGCTCAGTAAGAAAACGGCCCAGAAGCGCCGTCGGCTCAACTCTGCAGTGATAAAATCACACACAGTCTGCTCCTGGTTGTTTGAGTAACCAAGCAATGGCTTCCTTCCAAGGCCGAGAATACGTGAGGTGCATTGAGCATTACTCAAGTGGATGGCAGCCCGGCGCCACTGTCCTTGCGCATACCATAACAAAGTAAGATTCACGAGAGTGACAAGGTTTTCCTctgatggcgatgccaaTCGTGCAAAGACGAGCCGCTCCGCCTCGGTCGCCAACTCCTCAGCAAAGCCTGAACCAACAGCATTATCGCATGGGTTAGGCTTTTGAGAAAATCTAAGGCAATGTTAAAACCAGctattctttctctctcgccagcATGCTTCAGGGATGTAAAGCAAGGAGACGTAGGAATGAGAGCGAGGAGGGAGTCACAGGTACCTTGAAGCTAGTGCCATGACACTGAGTGTCATGTGTTTCTCCGCAGAGCCACAGCTTAGGCAGTCAAGGAATGATGttcgatggagaagaagagaagcgttGAAAACGTGGGTGAAGAATGTGTTCACAAGGTCAAACATGCATGTTCGCGATATCCCGACAGCCGATGACTGATGGCTGTCTGCAGGCAAAGAAGGGATCATAGTCCATGCATCTAAATCCCTCGCGAAGAAATCCAAGTGATTGTGCCCAAAGGCACGTTGAGCTCGATAATCATCGGCCCAGGTGCAATGACGACCAAGGCGCGTACATCTGCGGCAAGAGGGTTGTTCACCGCTGCAACGGATCTTTGCACTTTCAGTAAGCAATGACTCCAGACGTCCGTCAGACGAGAGCATAGTAAAACAAGATGTTAGCACGCAGACTCACTTTTAATGAGCTGCACTGCGTACAAGCAGTTCTTGGGCGGCCAGCACCCCTATTAACTCGAACATTCATTGTGAAGGGAGCGGAATACCTCGAAGGCGCAAGAGAAACTTATGACACCTTGCGGAGGAAATCGTGACTAATTATAGTTTTGAACTTCATAAAACTCCCCAACACATGTTGATGAAGCGAAGTCGAAGTGATTCGGGTTGAAAGTCTATAGTCTCCGGCGTCTCCGCTCTAGACCGGACAGCGGGAGTCTGGGGCCGGGGAGCTGAACAGCTCACGTGCCGTGCTAGGTAATGCCGTAATACCCACGGCCACAcaaatattttatctttgaATATACGACGATCTTTCAGATAGGAAAGCATGATACAGTCAGGCATCTAAAAAGACTGAATAAAACAAGTGTATCGCATAGAGGTATTTAGGTTCTAAGTACAGGGCTAGGTTACCGGCATCAGAATGGTATGGATCTGTGGAACCGTCGACAAGAACACTGCTCAGTGATGCATTCTATTGCACCGCAAAGTGTGGTGCCGAGATCCAAATGCAAAATCATAGTTGGGATGCCTAAGTCGTTGCCTCTAGTTGTGAGCTGCTCCCTTCGCGAGTTCCTCCTGATGCCACATGTTTCCTGTCGAACCCCTTCTCCCCCAAGGTCGTCCCGCGTACTACCACCGGTTCAGCAGCTAGAGGAGTTATTATCAACATTGCACGAGGCACACATAAGCATATCGATGAGTCTTACCTGTAAGAACGAAGTACATACGGGCTGGCTTATTGGAGTAATTTGTCCACCCATGTATTGTGCCCCGCTGGACGCAGGTATCCCCGGCCTTCATTTCCACTCGCACGCCATCATCGAGATGACTTTGACAAGTTAAAAACAAACTACTGCTTTGAAGTCAACATCACACTCACCATGTGATTTCGCCTTGATGCAAGATGCCAAAGTCCAAAGATTCTGTGCGATGAAAAGCCTAGAAGAAGTGTTCTGTCAGAGCATTCAGCCGCCAGTGGAGCAGGTGTGATGCGTACAGTCTCTGTATTTGGGGGAAAGTCCACGACCCTCAAAACAACGCCGTTCTGATTCGCCAAATTGGTTGTTCTCTGCCTGATAGGGTCCTCCCATTCATGCAAAGTCGCTGGAAACTCGTGGGTTTCGTACAAGACCGCAAAATTGCACTTGATGGATGTCGGCAGGCAACTGATTGTGTTATCATCTACTACTATCGACTTGCCATCTTGGCTGTGGCCTGTGACAATACGCCTGGGATCCGGAAAAAGAGACATATTGCAAAAGGGATTTGAACCTAGGCAAGCAGTTCCTTCGAATAATGATCTGTCTTATACAAAATAAAATATCGGAAAGAAGGAACAAAATGGCGGGGCTTTGCGAGATTGCGATGTTGTTGAATTTCAACAAAGGCTGAATAGTCTTGGAAGCCGACTATCCACAATATCCCGGCCTTGCAATCTAGATATGCCGATTATGCATGGTATATACCCTGACGTTTTAATTGGATATCTTGGTTCGTGGGGCGAATTTGCCGATTCTGCAGGTAGATTTCCCGATCCTGCATGATGAATATCCGGATGCTGAATATTCTAGTGTTGCAGGACAAAGCTTAAGAAGTGGACCCTGTCACTGACTGTTACAATCACAACAGGGAGGCAAGTCGATGCTTTCAAATAGTCCATTGAATTCGCACCCACCGGGCCAAGAAGCATCTATCAATAAAATCGTTTGAGAGTCAACGACATCACGACAATGAGTCCAACTCCTGAAGTACCCGCAAACTCGCCCTTCACTTTACATAACATTCCGTTCGGGGTAATATCAACATCTTCTAATACAACCCCTCGCTGCGCAAGCGCTATTGGCGACCATGCCATCGACCTCGGTATCCTCTTTCAAAAAGCAGAACCCGATATCATGTTAGGCAAACCAGCACCTTACCAAGATTTTGAACAAGTCTTCAGGAAGGTCAGTGCTTCAGCGGCTTTTCTCAGACGTAGACTGCTCATGCCACAAGATAGCAAACTCTCAATGCCTTTGCAGGGCTTCCCTCTGATCTCAGATCCAATGTTCGCAGGTTTATTCTGGACTCTCTACTCAACAATACCGTACCATTCGAGGCATTCCTACCGCTAGACACAGTGAGGATGCATATGCCAATGCAGATAGGTGGCTATTCAGATTTCTTTTGTTCACTTGAACATTGCCAAAATGTGGGTTTAACCAGCGATATCCCTGGACAAGGTTAATCATTTTACAGTGCTCTCCTATGACTGGGGGGAACATTCCGAAGAACTTCTACTACTCGCCCTCTGTATACAATGGGAGAGCTTCAAGCGTTGTGGTGTCTCCGGACCCTATTCGACGGCCCAAAGGCGTTATGTACGACACTGGCGGGAAGGAGGGCAATCCAATTTACGGAGCATCTTTAAAGATGGATTTTGAGTTGGAAATGGGATTCTTCGTTTCGAAGCCGGTTCCC is drawn from Trichoderma asperellum chromosome 4, complete sequence and contains these coding sequences:
- a CDS encoding uncharacterized protein (antiSMASH:Cluster_4.2~TransMembrane:1 (o12-29i)), which produces MGLNSDCTRPQWVIFAVLPVTPPLVYASISMDGTGTGMRNEDDLTYKLEDIVRVNGNV
- a CDS encoding uncharacterized protein (EggNog:ENOG41~antiSMASH:Cluster_4.2), which translates into the protein MSFYMQSLFPKNQSFSFEALRAAGYANAAGADIGEVMAICSRIAPGDEDAWLKEWKGSGDRAVANAEISLSKGNRSGARDAFLRAANYYRTAEFYRRDNPFNDALSASLATQSTRAFYAAMKLVDHITERVRIPYEGSVTLPGTIFRQREDQNKPRPLVIVNGGFDSTREEVGYGIAPWALEAGFNVLTFDGPGQGETLREQKLRFRPDWENVITPVVEYALSQEYVDEKKLVIMGISMGGFLVARAAAFEHRAAAIVVNDGIFDFGDSFRRSTPAIIKCLLKYGWYGTVNRLLGFVMPMDTGLSWALRNGKWVFGVTSGVEVLEAVNKYTLDGLVDKIVTPILVMDAADDHFLKGQPAALFGKLECEKAYVVLTQEEGASAHCHVGASARANQVVFDWLLPQLGMVSNASM
- a CDS encoding uncharacterized protein (EggNog:ENOG41), with translation MNVRVNRGAGRPRTACTQCSSLKIRCSGEQPSCRRCTRLGRHCTWADDYRAQRAFGHNHLDFFARDLDAWTMIPSLPADSHQSSAVGISRTCMFDLVNTFFTHVFNASLLLHRTSFLDCLSCGSAEKHMTLSVMALASRFSQKPNPCDNAVGSGFAEELATEAERLVFARLASPSEENLVTLVNLTLLWYAQGQWRRAAIHLSNAQCTSRILGLGRKPLLGYSNNQEQTVCDFITAELSRRRFWAVFLLSQFAKGDDCYQQFEAELKDPAGVKTPCNEQMFQPLGNTNLDRHFGNQIVEDSLYAHMIRVISMWRTVCQLVKSHSKFTAKLLTIQELDLRFNAWRTSLPSSLELDDVLQDSSLRRSKVSLLHIIYHQVMSVLHACVVPLFCLHSIRPTDATDTPSAATEADRGMETETDPMAYESLQRASAQKALYHARQISHIISKTELNGVQLLSSGFTGYAAYSSCAIQLPFLWCRSTNVREMARRNIQANIAVIDYIQSQWKVVAALRGYIPLLYKHHESMSYSLTDEPANLQLADLNLHCKSDSNRATMSILHHNAIIWDKGELLNHDNLPDIGLATRRRPQQQQQSDKVGGGGYLYNNSSSGISKGEISGLEAIDGFPLGSMHQNDDLLDEPSLTYSGLSFSDASSNAYNWLDDADFLSLGVLDELEIERRVY
- a CDS encoding uncharacterized protein (EggNog:ENOG41); amino-acid sequence: MSLFPDPRRIVTGHSQDGKSIVVDDNTISCLPTSIKCNFAVLYETHEFPATLHEWEDPIRQRTTNLANQNGVVLRVVDFPPNTETAFHRTESLDFGILHQGEITCHLDDGVRVEMKAGDTCVQRGTIHGWTNYSNKPARMYFVLTAAEPVVVRGTTLGEKGFDRKHVASGGTREGSSSQLEATT